The genomic segment CGTTGCAAGTTTTGAGGTTCACCGACGGACTGCATCCACGTTTTCGATGATTGGTGGAGAGGGGTAAATTCATAATGAATATAAGGGTTCAGCGGAGTCGGCGCACTTTGCCTTGGGCAAAAAAAAAGGTCACCGCCAATGCACTGAGAAAGTGCAAAAGACGAAGATCAGAACCAACGTCCGATTACCAATATTCTTGCCCATTCCTTAGACCTCTGCTGTATGGCTGTCGATCGAGTCCGTAGACTCGATCTCCAACTAGGTACTGATCGCGTTGGCGTCCCAACCGACGTTCGCCCGTCATTGCATTTTTGAGGCCCAGCGACGGACTACTCCACATTCTCGCTGATTGGTGGAGAGGGGTAAATTCTTATTATATGAGGGTTCAGCGGAATCGGCGCGCTTCAGTTGTGGCGAGGGCGTGGCGGGGCAGCGGCGTGTGTGCTGCTGCGGGCGGCGAGAGGATTTTCCGGGCGCCGATGCGGGACGGCAGTGAGGTGCGGGTGTCGTGCTGGTAAAGCGCATTGTTCTTCGTCCAGGTCCATGTTCACAGGCGCGTTCAGTCGGCGGTTCTTTGCATCTTGAGGTTCGCGATTTAGTTCGATTCCAACGGGGCGCTGCACGAGCACGTCCCATTCATGTGAGGCACAATTCTTACTTGCACGCTTGACTACAGTGATGCCTCAACATCGTGAGAGCCGAGCGTAGCCCTACGCCACGCGTCTGAGCCAGAACACTGGCGACAGAACGCATCGCGACAAGAGGGTCCATGGAGTCGGGCGATCTGGTGAGTGGTGTCTTCCACACGAACTCACTTCAAGCCGCTCCTAAAGTCATGGCAGTGGTATCCAGTTCAGTGGTATCCAGTTCGGTCGTAGCTATCGTCATGATCTCGTTCGTCCAGCTATCGTCCACGGTCTCGAAATTACCATCACCAGCTTAACTCGTGTCAAAGAAGGCCTCGCGTCCTATTCAGCAAAAGCATCTTTCCCCAAGTACATTCCCATAGAGTCATCCGACCTCGCAGCCACGTGCAGTAACAGCAGGCCTCGAGTACATTCCCATGATTCATGCTCTCGTGGTCACATTACATCGAGTCATTCATCCCTCACTCCTCGAACCGCACTTTCAGACCACAAACCGAAAGTTTTGCATCTGAATCAACCAGTCTCTTCCCTTCTCCTTATTCGGCACAAGCACAAACTCCTCACTGAAGCCTCTCATCTCTCCATCCTTCCTCTCATTCAACCTCACATACCCGCTGACCTGCACACCAATGCTCAcgttcttctccatctctctCTTCCTGCCCGACTTTGCGATTTCAGGATCGAGTGCAGGGTTGATGATTTGGCTGTTGAGACTCTGCACGTCGTAATACGCCCATGGCATTTCAGAGTACTTGGCTTGGAAGGCTTGAGGGTCATTGGTGACATCGCCGTTGTAGTTGATGATGGGAAGGTTGCGGGAAGGAGTGGAGCCTGCTATGGGTGGAATGTAGTAGCTGGCGATGTTGTTGCGGGATGAGGTGGTGGACAGAGTCGTGTAGTAGTTGTCGATGAAGGTTTCTGCTGTCTCGGTTGCGACCTTTGTGAGGTCTGTTTGGGAGAGTCCAGACATGATGAGCGTGGTTCTGCTGTTGCACGCCTTTGCTGTGGATGATTCTGCTGTGATGGTGAAAGTGTCTGGGTGTGTGTTGTGCGAGGTAGAGACCGGACGAGGGGAATCCCGCTGTGCATGTGAATGTTGATgcgaggtgaagtgaagcaaggACGGGTCGCGACAATGCCAAGATTTCAAGCCGAGGAAACGCCGACAGCTTCCGGCCCGCACTCTTCGATTTTGGAACCAATGCGACGAGTGTGGAGGGTTTGAGAGGACAGCAACGTCAAGACATCACCAATTCACCCTCACGTCGCCATTCACACCGCCGCAACCATGCCTCGCGAAGTCACCGACATCAAGAGCTTCATCGAGATCTGCCGTCGCAAGGATGCTTCCTGTATGTGAGGTCCTACACCGAGATGTTTGGAGGATGTGGGGAGAGCGGGATCGAGGGCAAAATATGACATGATGGGATGATATGCTGACGATGTATGGAACAGCTGCGCGGATAAAGAAGAACCGCAGCGCCGGTATCAACCAGACCAAGTTCAAGGTCCGCTGCCAGAGACACCTCTACACTCTCGTGCTCAAGGACAACGACAAGgccgagaagctgaagcagtcGCTTCCTCCGGGTGAGTGCAAAGATGCTCATACTTCACGACGAGCGTGTGAACTGACGACTTGGCACAGGGCTCTCCATCTCCGAGACGCCAAAGAAGAACGCCCGTGGCAAGCGTGTCGCCAAGTCTTCGTAGATGTTTCGAGCATGAGCGGGAATTGAAGGAGGCATTGGCGTTCTACGGAAATGGCAGCATGAGATGAATGGCATATTTGCGAAGCTCCGGAATCATCGGAGCCGCGCGAATCAAGAGCTAGAAATATGAGCAAACCAATGAGTTAGGCCACATGAAATGGCAATGGCGACTTCAACCCGTGATCACCATACGCCTTGATTTCTTTCTGGTCTGAGTTGCCGAATGGAAGCGGCGAGCATGCCGACTAGGGAAGTGCAATTGCGGACGGACTACAAGTGCCTCAGCTTCCGAAATGCTGACCGCACCTTACAACCCGTCCTAGATTGAGCGCGAGCGAAGAGGCCTCTGACATTGCGCCTACGAAGACACGGGCGACAATGATCGAATAACCTCTTACAAACTTCTGATTTTGAGCACAGCCACACGAATTACCTGCAGCGTACGATCATCGTCTAGAGCACTATCCGGCTCCGTATGCTGCCGACACAGACGAATCACGGCAGTAAGCTGAAACAGAATCTCAGGTGCTCGTTGACGGTCTTGATGTCACATGCGAGATACTACAGAGGACGAATGTGTGATGATACACCTCAAACCCACGTCGTATGCACTGCCGAAAGCGCCAAGGTGTTGATATAGAGGCCGAAGCTTTGCCGCGTTACACAACATCAGCTACGTCTGTCCAGCTGAAATCAAAGGTAAGTCTGTCCTTTCCCCTCTTTGGACTAGCATTTCAGCGTCCCTCGTCATATTCCAAATGGGAAACCCACAGAATCAGCACTCCACGATACAGTATGCGCTGCCGAACGACTGCCTTGAACAAAGCACAGACAGAGAAGACAACCGGCCAAGCGGAAGTATAGATGACTCGTCTTCATGTACTCACACAAAGACTCCGAATTCCTCGCTCTACGCCTCGTTGCCCCCAGGCCACATTCGCGTTCTGCGGCTGCAGCCAGCTCGCTCATTAACGGCCGCTCTTGTTGGTACTCTCGAGGTCGTCCAACTTGCAGGCGAAGTCCAATACGAagctctttcttatacttggGGCACGACATTCGGCGAGACTGTCGAGGACTCAACGGCTAGGCATAAGGCAAAGCATGACCGCGCCTTCTTGACACAGCCTTCTGAGCCCGGCAAGATAGGCTTGCATGGACTCACTATTTCTACAACTGCCAATTTGGGACTCGCACTCAGACGATTACGGCAGCCCGACGAGGTTCGAGTCCTTTGGATCGATGCTATATGTATCAATCAAGACGATCTCTCCGAGCGTTCAGCTCAGGTGGTACAGATGGCGGAGATCTTCACACGCGCAAGCCGAGTCGTCGTCTGGATCGGCGAGGACTCTATATACCGTGATGGACAAGCCTTCTTCCGATGCTGTCGCAAATATGAGATGATCATGAAATCAAGATGGAGTAGAACTTGGCGAAAATCT from the Cercospora beticola chromosome 9, complete sequence genome contains:
- the RPL38 gene encoding 60S ribosomal protein eL38 (BUSCO:EOG09265OQH) — translated: MPREVTDIKSFIEICRRKDASSARIKKNRSAGINQTKFKVRCQRHLYTLVLKDNDKAEKLKQSLPPGLSISETPKKNARGKRVAKSS